From Salvelinus namaycush isolate Seneca chromosome 2, SaNama_1.0, whole genome shotgun sequence, one genomic window encodes:
- the LOC120020412 gene encoding alpha-1,3-galactosyltransferase 2-like, whose product MNRCHLAPGEKLKLGNSIDASLDLWSRGDVQTCTDWGAPVIWDGMFDPDHYDQEHRRNHSSVSLTVFAVGRYLDAYLEAFLLSAERHFMVALPVTYYVFTDVPERVPNIQLGPGRSLKVVRVQRHSRWQDISMMRMRAIADAIESQIRRYSRYVFCFDVDQVFVGRFGSEALGDSVALLHAYYYHRPQSLYTYDRNPRSRAYMETGDFYYHAAVFGGSWQTVKNMTETCYQTIMEDKENQVEALWHDESHLNKYLWLHKPSRVLSPEYCWSSDIGYRGDIYVTRMLWAKKKYDTLRITE is encoded by the exons GTCCAGAGGTGATGTTCAGACCTGCACTGACTGGGGAGCCCCTGTGATCTGGGATGGGATGTTTGACCCAGATCATTACGACCAGGAGCACAGGAGGAAccattcctctgtctctctcactgtattcGCTGTGGGCAG GTATCTAGATGCCTACCTGGAGGCATTCCTTTTGTCCGCTGAGCGTCACTTTATGGTGGCTTTACCTGTGACATACTATGTGTTTACGGATGTTCCCGAGAGGGTACCAAACATCCAGCTCGGTCCTGGGCGGAGCCTGAAAGTTGTGAGGGTGCAGAGACACTCTCGCTGGCAGGACATCTCCATGATGCGTATGAGGGCCATTGCAGACGCCATTGAGTCACAGATTCGCCGATACAGCCGCTACGTCTTCTGCTTTGACGTGGACCAGGTGTTTGTGGGTCGGTTCGGCTCAGAGGCTCTGGGAGACTCTGTGGCTCTGCTCCACGCCTACTACTACCACCGACCACAGAGCCTGTACACCTACGACCGCAACCCCAGGTCCAGGGCCTACATGGAGACTGGGGACTTCTACTATCATGCTGCTGTGTTTGGAGGCTCGTGGCAGACAGTGAAAAATATGACGGAGACCTGTTACCAGACCATCATGGAGGACAAGGAGAACCAGGTGGAGGCTCTGTGGCATGATGAGAGTCACCTCAACAAGTACCTGTGGCTCCATAAGCCCAGTAGAGTGCTGTCTCCTGAGTACTGCTGGAGCAGTGACATTGGTTACCGTGGTGACATATATGTGACCCGCATGCTCTGGGCAAAGAAAAAATATGACACACTCCGGATTACAGAGTGA